Proteins co-encoded in one Aspergillus flavus chromosome 2, complete sequence genomic window:
- a CDS encoding TPR domain protein, which yields MGKPRPHKKKASKSKSKSVLSAGGSVSKQKMNEDPSKLLEQATTLLQTGQPDVALPVAQRALDLTPANSPAQLSALNIVAEIYVELGEIDVARQHFMRAVELDPTGAIPESQGGGAEKFLWLAQLSELGGKDSVQWFEKGVSCLRQVIQQLEQNPGPAEAIELEEKKRKMANALCAVAEIYMTDLSWEEDAEARCETLITEALLVNSNAPEVLQTLASIRISQLRTDDARAALTKSLELWKDLPPEDPIVPDFATRISLARLLMEVTMELEALEVLERLILEDDQSVEAWYLGGWCLYLLAEKKEAPKDEELDSETPEAKRHASLVASREWLKQSLTLYESIQYEDVRLKEHADELVETMNKELGEDMEDDMEGEEGDEGWEDEIESDGDQEMADS from the exons ATGGGTAAACCCAGACCtcacaaaaagaaagcatcCAAATCCAAGTCGAAGTCCGTTCTCAGCGCTGGCGGCTCGGTCTCGAAACAGAAAATGAACGAAGATCCTTCAAAGCTGCTCGAACAAGCGACAACGCTCCTCCAGACAGGTCAGCCAGATGTAGCGCTTCCGGTCGCCCAACGGGCGCTCGACCTTACGCCGGCCAATTCCCCCGCCCAGCTTTCGGCGTTGAACATAGTCGCGGAGATTTACGTTGAGCTGGGAGAGATTGATGTTGCGAGACAGCATTTTATGCGCGCGGTTGAGCTGGATCCGACTGGCGCAATTCCTGAAAGCCAGGGAGGTGGCGCTGAAAAGTTCTTATGGCTTGCTCAATTGAGTGAGCTCGGAGGAAAGGACAGTGTTCAATGGTTTGAGAAGGGTGTTTCTTGTCTCAGGCAAGTTATTCAACAGCTTGAACAAAACCCGGGCCCTGCGGAAGCTAttgagttggaggagaagaaacggAAGATGGCAAATGCCCTATGTGCCGTTGCTGAGATCTACATGACCGATCTTTC gtgggaagaagatgctgAAGCCCGCTGCGAAACTCTCATTACAGAGGCTCTTTTGGTCAACTCAAATGCACCGGAAGTGCTACAAACTCTCGCCTCTATCCGAATCTCACAGCTGCGAACTGATGATGCTCGGGCGGCACTCACAAAAAGTTTGGAGCTATGGAAAGACCTACCACCCGAGGACCCGATAGTCCCAGACTTCGCTACGAGAATCAGTTTGGCTCGTCTGTTAATGGAGGTCACCATGGAGCTCGAGGCACTTGAAGTCCTAGAACGTTTGATCTTAGAAGATGATCAGAGTGTAGAGGCATGGTATCTAGGTGGATGGTGTCTCTATCTTCTtgcagagaagaaggaagcacCCAAGGACGAAGAGCTGGACAGTGAAACTCCCGAGGCAAAACGCCATGCTTCACTGGTCGCTAGTCGTGAATGGCTGAAGCAGAGCTTGACCCTTTACGAATCGATTCAATACGAAGATGTGAGGCTCAAGGAACATGCGGATGAATTGGTAGAGACAATGAACAAAGAATTGGGAGAGGATATGGAGGATGACATGGAAGGTGAGGAGGGAGACGAGGGCTGGGAGGACGAAATTGAGTCGGACGGCGATCAGGAGATGGCCGATTCATGA
- a CDS encoding RWD domain-containing protein: MGREDQIEEREVLDSIFPEEITDLSDTSYRISIALDAPDDDVEEAEQPVLLLQVTYPADYPDVAPELEISAPPNAPKHPRLDVQEDRDRLLESLQPTIEENLGMAMVFTLVSALKENAEQLMSERVNAVHAQKEMEAAKAEEEENRKFQGTAVTRETFIEWLEKFKAEMEEEEKRQREEKEAEDKKANKKTPAKEEKKMTGRQLWERGLAGKADLDEEGEDALPAVEKMKIAA, from the exons ATGGGCCGTGAAGATCAGATTGAAGAGCGCGAGGTGCTCGATTCCATTTTCCCAGAGGAAATCACAG ATCTATCGGATACATCATACAGGATATCAATCGCCCTCGACGCGCCGGATGATGACgtcgaagaagctgaacAGCCCGTGTTGCTCTTGCAGGTCACGTATCCTGCAGATTACCCCGATGTTGCCCCGGAGCTCGAAATATCCGCTCCTCCAAACGCTCCCAAACACCCTCGGCTAGATGTCCAGGAAGATCGGGACCGACTTCTCGAATCTTTACAGCCTACTATTGAGGAGAACCTGGGGATGGCCATGGTTTTCACTCTCGTCAGTGCCCTCAAGGAGAATGCCGAGCAATTAATGTCCGAGCGGGTTAATGCTGTCCATGCGCAGAAAGAGATGGAAGCCGCTAaggctgaagaagaggagaatcGAAAGTTCCAGGGTACAGCCGTGACCAGAGAGACATTCATAGAGTGGCTAGAGAAGTTCAAGgcggagatggaggaagaggagaagaggcaacgagaagagaaagaagcagaggatAAGAAAGCCAATAAGAAGACTCCGGctaaggaagagaagaagatgactggGAGACAGCTATGGGAGCGAGGTTTGGCTGGCAAGGCAGACCTTGATGAGGAAGGCGAAGATGCTTTGCCTGCTGttgagaagatgaagattgCTGCATAG
- a CDS encoding putative ubiquitin conjugating enzyme (ubiquitin-conjugating enzyme spm2), with product MSAKIPRNFRLLEELEKGEKGQGAEACSYGLADGEDMMMSNWNGTILGPPHSVHENRIYSVNIHCGPDYPDNPPEIQFISKVNLPCVDPRTGKVDPTKLPCLAQWKRDYTMETILLELRRYMALPQHKKLPQPPEGSNF from the exons ATGTCAGCTAAAATTCCCAGAAACTTTAGGCTCCTTGAGGAGCTCGAGAAGGGCGAGAAAGGCCAAGGAGCAG AGGCTTGCTCCTATGGTCTTGCAGATGGAGAAGATATGATGATGAGCAACTGGAACGGAACTATTCTCGGCCCTCCTCAT AGTGTCCATGAAAACAGGATATACAGTGTCAACATCCATTGCGGTCCCGATTACCCAGACAATCCTCCTGAGATCCAATTCATCTCAAAGGTCAACCTTCCTTGTGTAGACCCACGAACTGGCAAG GTCGACCCTACGAAGCTTCCGTGCTTGGCTCAATGGAAGCGCGACTATACTATGGAGACCATCTTGCTTGAATTGAGAAG ATATATGGCTCTTCCGCAACACAAGAAGCTTCCTCAGCCTCCGGAAGGCTCGAACTTCTGA
- a CDS encoding vacuolar protein sorting 26 — MTSLFFSTPVDIDVVLEDSDERQTVDVKLDKGRRERVPLYMDGESVKGAVTVRPKDGKRLEHTGIKVQFIGTIEMFYDRGNHYEFLSLVQELAAPGELQHPQTFPFNFKNIEKQYESYNGINVKLRYFVRVTVSRRMADVIREKDLWVYSYRMPPETNSPIKMDVGIEDCLHIEFEYSKSKYHLKDVIVGRIYFLLVRLKIKHMELSIIRRETTGSPPNQYNESETLVRFEIMDGSPSRGETIPIRLFLGGFDLTPTFRDVNKKYSTRYYLSLVLIDEGMFARIRIVYISMHFTFNPFNTRIRFSPHMPINLLLRRLGWMPVGTSNSPRSSYTVRLLRLLPRRRSPSSN; from the exons ATGacctctctcttcttctccaccccTGTCGACATTGACGTCGTCCTCGAAGATAGCGATGAACGTCAGACCGTGGATGTCAAGCTCGACAAGGGCCGTCGCGAGAGAGTCCCACTGTATATGGATGGAGAATCGGTGAAGGGTGCCGTCACTGTGAGACCCAAGGATGGAAAGCGATTAGAGCATACGGGCATTAAGGTGCAATTCATTGGCACGATTG AGATGTTCTATGATCGCGGTAACCATTACGAGTTCCTCTCCTTAGTGCAAGAGCTCGCAGCACCTGGAGAGCTGCAACACCCTCAAACCTTCCCGTTCAACTTCAAGAACATCGAAAAGCAATACGAGTCCTACAATGGTATCAATGTGAAGCTGCGATACTTTGTCCGTGTGACGGTCTCGAGGCGGATGGCCGACGTAATCCGGGAGAAAGATTTATGGGTGTACTCCTATCGCATGCCCCCGGAGACCAACAGTCCTATCAAGATGGATGTTGGTATTGAGGATTGCCTGCACATCGAGTTCGAATATTCCAAGTCCAAATATCATCTCAAGGATGTTATTGTGGGGCGCATCTACTTCCTTCTGGTGCGATTAAAGATCAAGCATATGGAGCTCTCTATTATTCGACGTGAAACGACCGGATCGCCCCCGAACCAATACAATGAAAGTGAGACTTTGGTGCGGTTTGAG ATCATGGATGGTTCTCCCTCCAGAG GCGAGACTATCCCCATTCGTTTATTCCTCGGAGGGTTTGACTTGACTCCAACCTTCCGAGACGTTAACAAGAAATACTCAACTCGTTATTATCTGAGTCTGGTGCTTATTGACGAAGGTATGTTTGCGCGTATCCGTATTGTTTATATTTCCATGCATTTCACCTTTAATCCTTTCAATACACGAATTCGTTTTTCACCTCACATGCCgatcaatcttcttcttcgacgtctTGGGTGG ATGCCCGTCGGTACTTCAAACAGTCCGAGATCGTCCTATACCGTCAGGCTCCTGAGATTGCTACCACGCCGCAGATCGCCCAGCAGCAATTGa
- a CDS encoding thermoresistant gluconokinase family protein, whose protein sequence is MLSAGERPQPAIGKNAAATRAQSSLSHSPAPMWSVQPKPEQVQHIWVVTGPAGCGKSTVGRGLQAALNVPFLEGDDFHSQKNKEKMGSGIPLTDADRWDWLISLRNAAIKALSPSEANNFHPPSGVVVACSALKQKYRDVMRVAAYGTPSVQIHFVYLKLDENALLQRVAARQAHYMKSTMVQSQLQDLEEPKGEWDALTIDAHVPQEQVMREVLEAVRDKLGEILNERKIQFVTDYYYYYYYYYYYYYYYYYYYYYYYYYYYYYYYYYYYYYYYYYYYYYYYYYYYYYYYYYYYYYYYYYYYYYYYY, encoded by the exons ATGCTCTCTGCCGGAGAAAGGCCCCAGCCGGCTATCGGCAAGAATGCCGCTGCCACTCGCGCCCAATCATCCCTGAGTCACTCGCCCGCCCCGATGTGGTCCGTCCAACCCAAGCCGGAGCAAGTCCAACACATCTGGGTCGTAACAGGTCCTGCCGGTTGTGGAAAGAGTACGGTTGGACGAGGCCTGCAGGCCGCGCTGAACGTCCCATTCCTTGAAGGAGATGAT TTCCACTcgcaaaagaacaaagaaaagatgggCAGCGGCATCCCTCTCACAGACGCAGACCGCTGGGACTGGCTCATCTCGCTCCGCAATGCAGCCATCAAGGCCCTCTCGCCCTCGGAAGCAAACAACTTCCACCCCCCGTCGGGCGTGGTGGTTGCCTGCTCGGCCCTGAAGCAAAAGTACCGTGATGTCATGCGTGTGGCTGCTTACGGCACGCCATCCGTGCAGATCCACTTCGTTTACCTGAAGTTGGATGAGAATGCCCTTCTGCAACGTGTCGCCGCCCGCCAGGCTCATTACATGAAGAGCACAATGGTCCAGTCGCAGCTGCAGGATCTCGAGGAGCCCAAGGGCGAATGGGATGCGCTGACCATTGATGCTCATGTGCCACAGGAGCAGGTTATGCGGGAGGTTCTGGAAGCGGTGAGGGATAAGCTT GGAGAGATTTtaaacgaaagaaaaattcAATTTGTTACcgactactactactactactactactactactactactactactactactactactactactactactactactactactactactactactactactactactactactactactactactactactactactactacta